Proteins from a genomic interval of Osmia bicornis bicornis chromosome 11, iOsmBic2.1, whole genome shotgun sequence:
- the LOC114878858 gene encoding jerky protein homolog-like: protein MGSNQPSTSGTSPTKRKAYATLTLQQKLEVVKEKDAGVSTNDIAVRYNVDESTVRKWVRDRKKLEKYSSSPSEFKRIRPSPVEKVNEALTIWFHRERRLKKTISVNRVKAKAQEFFQRFGGMETFKASDGWFRTWKKRNGIRLLNTSDEQLSVDTDVVANFKTQLLQLVEDEKLTSHQIFNAKETDLYFKMTPNESLGLKTECLISDNRKIKDKISVMACCNATGSMKMPLLVIGKYQKPRSLKNLAPRLLPVNYTNHPNAVMNAAIFETWFKDNFVPNVSNFLRSKGLSEKAILLFDDTKLHSSTNPLIIDGIKAVFLPANVTSLVQPLDQGIIEAIKNRYKAKLLTFILNAQELGENYDDAMKSFNIKHAVQLISQAWDEITEKNISNCWKNLLNLPVDPADNSEQITSESIHQISKQIRNLENIALDEVNEWIQADSKNLTDEDIIQIVQYGDNVKIEIENDDLTDAEISPSKALEAADCLILFCEKTEISISDMKVLRRLRQRIAKLTENA from the exons ATGGGATCGAACCAGCCGAGCACCAGCGGTACGAGCCCTACGAAACGTAAAGCGTACGCAACTTTGACGTTGCAGCAAAAGCTTGAAGTAGTGAAAGAAAAGGACGCAGGTGTTTCTACGAACGATATAGCTGTACGATACAACGTGGACGAGAGCACAGTGAGAAAATGGGTTCGAGATaggaaaaaattagaaaagtaTAGCAGTTCGCCGTCGGAATTCAAACGTATACGACCGTCCCCCGTGGAGAAGGTGAACGAAGCGCTGACAATTTGGTTTCATCGTGAAAGAAGGCTGAAGAAAACAATTAGCGTTAATCGAGTGAAAG CGAAAGCGCAAGAATTTTTCCAACGTTTCGGGGGTATGGAAACCTTCAAGGCGAGCGACGGATGGTTTCGTACctggaaaaagagaaatgggATACGTTTATTAAATACATCCGACGAACAATTATCCGTAGACACAGATGTAGTTGCGAACTTTAAGACTCAATTACTGCAATTAGTAGAGGACGAGAAATTAACATCCCATCAAATATTTAACGCAAAGGAGACTGAtctatattttaaaatgacgCCGAACGAAAGCTTAGGACTTAAAACGGAATGCTTGATTTCGGATAacagaaaaattaaagataaaataagTGTAATGGCGTGTTGTAACGCAACGGGTTCGATGAAAATGCCGCTGTTAGTAATCGGTAAATATCAAAAACCGCGTTCCTTAAAAAACTTAGCACCGCGTCTGCTGCCCGTGAATTATACCAACCATCCAAATGCCGTGATGAACGCGGCTATTTTTGAAACATGGTTCAAGGACAATTTCGTGCCAAATGTTAGTAATTTTTTGAGATCCAAAGGATTATCAGAGAAAGCGATTTTACTCTTCGATGACACCAAGTTACATTCGTCGACAAATCCTTTAATCATTGACGGAATTAAAGCCGTATTTTTACCTGCAAATGTTACGTCACTTGTTCAACCGTTGGATCAAGGCATTATCGAGGCAATCAAGAATAGATATAAAGCAAAATTGTTAACGTTTATACTGAACGCTCAAGAACTTGGGGAGAATTACGATGATGCAATGAAATCGTTTAATATAAAGCATGCCGTTCAATTGATCAGTCAAGCTTGGGACGAGATAAccgagaaaaatatttctaactgTTGGAAGAATCTGTTAAACCTGCCTGTTGATCCGGCAGACAATTCTGAACAGATCACGTCCGAATCCATTCATCAAATTTCTAAACAGATCCGAAATCTCGAAAATATTGCATTAGACGAGGTTAATGAATGGATTCAGGCTGATTCGAAGAATCTAACCGACGAAGACATTATTCAAATTGTACAGTATGGCGACAATGTAAAGATCG aaatagaaaatgatGATCTTACGGACGCTGAAATTTCTCCATCGAAAGCACTGGAAGCCGCAGACTGCTTGATCCTGTTTTGTGAGAAAACTGAAATCTCAATATCCGACATGAAAGTATTAAGAAGACTGAGACAACGGATAGCGAAACTTACGGAAAATGCTTAA
- the LOC114878866 gene encoding coiled-coil-helix-coiled-coil-helix domain-containing protein 2-like — MPRRGRAPAPRAARPAPVARAPVPAPAPATTPMMAQPQQPSLMGQMAATAGGVAIGSAVGHTIGHAVTGLFSGSSNEAVAPAAAPAQAAPASAPAGSACAWEVKQFLECAQNQSDLTLCDGFNEALRQCKASNHLI, encoded by the exons ATGCCTCGACGAGGACGTGCTCCAGCTCCAAGGGC GGCTAGGCCCGCTCCTGTCGCTCGTGCTCCAGTTCCAGCACCTGCTCCTGCGACAACACCCATGATGGCCCAACCTCAACAACCATCCCTCATGGGACAAATGGCCGCTACCGCTGGAGGTGTAGCCATTGGTTCTGCTGTTGGTCATACCATCGGACATGCTGTAACCGGGCTGTTCAGCGGAAGTTCTAACGAAGCTGTTGCACCTGCTGCAGCCCCTGCACAAGCTGCACCAGCTTCTGCACCTGCTGGCAGTGCTTGTGCATGGGAGGTTAAACAATTCTTGGAGTGCGCTCAGAACCAGTCAGATCTTACGTTATGCGATGGTTTCAATGAAGCTCTTCGTCAATGCAAAGCTTCTAATC atttaatttaa